One bacterium genomic window carries:
- a CDS encoding L-fuculokinase, translating into MPRVVVIDCGSTNLRAIAVDENGQIVASAGRPNEPVAQPGQPRGHIIWDMEALWGKICEVCHEVANQADDIRAVNLTTWGADGAPVRPDGSLAYPPICWQDNRTEEIIKHLDDYLPAWDFYATTGYQIIPFNTLLKLIWLREHEPQTLDGTQWLMMPGLLSFLLCGERSIERTAAGTMMAMDMAQGDWSAPLLKLAGLEPSFFPRWVLPGDVIGHLSAAAAMATGLPSGIPVVAAGHDTQFAAIGSGAQAGEAILSSGTWEILMLRQGNFQATRQGFEDGVLVECDAVPGVYNPQLLMMGSGVLEWIRDYFYHDLGTGEAAYAKLAAEASEAGPGAGGVSVLPSFVSSTGPAKRYHTQGTVLGLNITTTPGQVYRGVLEGLTYQFRHALEVLRSSVGAQPELVRVVGGGSKNALWNQLRADVTGLPMITIEQKEATVVGAAMFAMLGAGVYSSLSEAQERMTGAQATVEPSADRGFYDEQYARYRRALESLSDYYGA; encoded by the coding sequence ATGCCCCGCGTCGTCGTCATTGACTGTGGTTCCACCAACCTCCGCGCCATCGCCGTGGATGAGAACGGCCAGATCGTGGCCAGCGCCGGCCGCCCGAACGAGCCGGTAGCCCAGCCCGGCCAGCCCCGCGGCCATATCATCTGGGACATGGAGGCGCTGTGGGGCAAGATCTGCGAGGTGTGCCACGAGGTCGCCAACCAGGCTGACGACATCCGGGCGGTCAACCTGACCACCTGGGGCGCCGATGGCGCGCCTGTGCGGCCGGATGGCTCGCTCGCCTATCCCCCCATCTGCTGGCAGGACAACCGCACCGAGGAGATCATCAAACACCTCGACGACTATCTGCCCGCGTGGGACTTCTACGCCACGACCGGCTACCAGATCATCCCCTTCAACACGCTGCTCAAGCTCATCTGGCTGCGCGAGCACGAGCCGCAGACTCTCGACGGCACGCAGTGGCTGATGATGCCCGGCCTGCTGTCGTTCCTGCTGTGCGGCGAGCGCTCCATCGAGCGCACCGCGGCCGGCACGATGATGGCCATGGACATGGCGCAGGGCGACTGGTCCGCGCCCCTGCTGAAGCTAGCCGGCCTGGAGCCGTCGTTCTTCCCGCGCTGGGTGCTGCCGGGCGACGTCATCGGCCACCTGTCGGCCGCGGCCGCCATGGCTACCGGCCTCCCCTCCGGCATACCTGTCGTCGCCGCCGGCCACGACACGCAGTTCGCCGCCATTGGCTCGGGCGCCCAGGCCGGGGAGGCGATCCTCTCCTCGGGCACGTGGGAGATCCTGATGCTCCGCCAGGGCAACTTCCAGGCCACGCGCCAGGGGTTTGAGGACGGGGTGCTCGTGGAATGTGACGCCGTGCCGGGGGTCTACAACCCCCAGCTCCTGATGATGGGCTCCGGCGTGCTGGAATGGATCCGCGACTACTTCTACCACGACCTCGGCACAGGTGAGGCGGCCTATGCCAAGCTGGCGGCCGAGGCCTCCGAGGCGGGCCCGGGGGCGGGCGGGGTCAGCGTCCTGCCCAGCTTCGTCTCCTCCACCGGCCCGGCCAAGCGCTACCACACCCAGGGCACGGTCCTGGGCCTGAACATCACCACGACCCCGGGGCAGGTCTACCGGGGGGTGCTGGAGGGCCTCACCTACCAGTTCCGCCACGCCCTCGAGGTGCTGCGGTCCTCGGTGGGTGCGCAGCCCGAGTTGGTGCGCGTGGTCGGCGGCGGCAGCAAGAACGCCCTGTGGAACCAGCTCCGCGCCGATGTCACCGGCCTGCCGATGATTACCATCGAGCAGAAGGAGGCCACCGTGGTCGGCGCGGCCATGTTCGCCATGCTCGGGGCCGGGGTATACTCCAGTTTGAGTGAGGCGCAGGAGCGGATGACCGGCGCTCAGGCCACGGTCGAGCCGTCTGCCGACCGCGGCTTCTACGACGAGCAGTACGCGCGCTATCGCCGGGCCCTGGAGAGTCTGAGCGACTACTACGGCGCCTGA
- a CDS encoding DUF1559 domain-containing protein: MRRGFTLIELLVVIAIIAILAAILFPVFAKAREKARQTSCLSNVKQLALALIQYAQDYDERMAAYLPPWTNPATPGGYTDWWSGMYPYVKNVQCYVCPSYPRTLTTWTYNSHVFPLMPSYGMNQSLYGIALASIRYPADCIALGDACHPMGGDWRIAWPKCPSVLPGSGNPCTVRTTPSAQEPSTVHNGGSNCAMCDGHAKWLKSTTIYDNASGKYFAP; encoded by the coding sequence ATGAGACGTGGCTTCACGCTGATCGAGTTGCTGGTTGTCATTGCGATCATCGCCATCCTGGCGGCGATCCTGTTCCCCGTGTTCGCCAAGGCCCGCGAGAAGGCGCGGCAGACGAGCTGCTTGAGCAATGTCAAGCAGTTGGCCCTGGCGCTCATCCAGTACGCTCAGGACTACGACGAGCGCATGGCCGCCTATCTCCCGCCATGGACCAACCCCGCGACGCCGGGCGGATACACGGACTGGTGGAGCGGGATGTACCCGTATGTGAAGAACGTTCAGTGCTACGTCTGCCCCAGCTACCCCCGCACATTGACAACCTGGACGTACAATAGCCACGTGTTCCCGCTGATGCCCTCATACGGGATGAACCAGTCGCTATACGGCATTGCGCTGGCCAGCATCCGCTACCCGGCTGACTGCATCGCCCTGGGTGATGCCTGCCATCCCATGGGCGGCGACTGGCGGATCGCCTGGCCGAAGTGCCCCTCGGTTCTGCCCGGATCGGGGAACCCGTGCACGGTCCGCACCACGCCCTCGGCGCAGGAGCCGTCCACCGTCCACAACGGTGGCTCGAACTGCGCCATGTGTGACGGCCACGCCAAGTGGCTCAAGTCCACCACCATCTACGACAACGCCTCGGGCAAGTACTTCGCCCCGTAG
- a CDS encoding glycosyl hydrolase-related protein codes for MKADEIRERLHGCEILIVPYCHADWAWTHTRQWHVLRYVHAFERVLEIMRDAPGFRWYFDTYVTELRTLLDLRPDLLPELQQRVAEGRIAICGGFANVRPNMVGEETFVRSLVLGRRRFAALFPDADLSTHADIVDVALGHPQVPQLMKLGGYRYARFWRPQAGLTEGGVPYEWVWRGLDGSEVLCSRGCYGGLCSPDALASSYREDWAGAVEHIWRTELELAARHSPTGVLWVSQGMDDALPLASHGGDTPIDVPGFMAEWNRREQAPMRFATPVEFFAALEARRDRVPTVTGTLDPCDVCYNAAWAGSHGLWRKRVVADGEIVAAQLWQTLLARGGACPHAPDAGMGTCPPTRNDGASGTSAPTQFDALWENVLLFSAHATQWLFQRDFDELDELADTTILTARQQRRRALEALASQAQQPAQAAAVVFNGLPYARQEIVPVLLTHSTGLPQGLQVRDGEGRPLRHQVLTPMEYAGRIWEAETLVEVEVPACGYTTVSWQAVAQAPAEAGERAPQMDNGLVSLKLEGNAVAAVEWQGEAWRGRVPFGGLRLYDVDVSGPLHVGSILGIHEPQWGEVCVVEQGPLRWRALTEGTVGPHALRLETSLYAGQPRIEFSLTVEWAGHAGFLASLCPLPFDGTLEGDTPFGAEVKALDDIQYGSIAGHRSDNIERLREGMFYAKSFVSLSDGRRGVTYVSHDGDRYFIRDAQERSLAQILINSVGPITAGWEQHVNRQTKGRGRHEFHWSIILHEGDWRQAGMRQVADRLRQPVEVLLPGASGSGAPTRSLLSLEPAHVVLSALYEEDGAVLVRLWESEGQAAQVRLTLPWAPAAAEVVDFNGTPMDAASPEIAGQELRFALRPWEIVTLRLS; via the coding sequence ATGAAGGCTGACGAGATCCGCGAACGTCTGCACGGCTGCGAGATCCTGATCGTGCCGTACTGCCATGCCGATTGGGCCTGGACACACACGCGCCAGTGGCATGTGCTGCGGTACGTGCATGCCTTCGAGCGCGTGCTGGAGATCATGCGCGACGCGCCGGGCTTCCGCTGGTACTTTGATACGTATGTCACGGAACTCAGGACGCTGCTGGACCTGCGGCCCGACCTGCTGCCGGAGCTGCAGCAGCGTGTGGCCGAGGGGCGCATCGCCATCTGTGGCGGCTTCGCCAACGTGCGGCCCAACATGGTCGGGGAGGAGACGTTCGTGCGCAGCCTGGTTCTGGGCCGCCGTCGCTTTGCGGCGCTGTTCCCCGACGCCGACCTCTCCACCCATGCCGACATCGTGGACGTGGCTCTGGGGCACCCGCAGGTGCCGCAGCTAATGAAGCTGGGCGGCTACCGGTACGCGCGCTTCTGGCGGCCGCAGGCGGGCCTGACCGAGGGCGGGGTGCCGTACGAGTGGGTGTGGCGTGGTCTCGACGGTAGCGAGGTTCTGTGCAGCCGGGGGTGCTACGGCGGGCTGTGCAGCCCGGACGCTCTGGCGAGCAGCTACCGGGAAGACTGGGCCGGCGCCGTCGAGCATATCTGGCGGACGGAACTGGAGCTGGCGGCGCGCCACTCACCGACCGGCGTCCTGTGGGTCAGCCAGGGCATGGACGATGCGCTCCCGTTGGCCTCGCACGGCGGCGACACCCCGATTGACGTGCCGGGTTTCATGGCGGAGTGGAACCGGCGCGAGCAGGCGCCGATGCGTTTCGCGACGCCAGTGGAGTTCTTCGCGGCCCTGGAAGCGCGCCGCGACCGGGTCCCCACCGTCACCGGCACGCTGGACCCGTGTGACGTATGCTACAACGCGGCCTGGGCCGGCTCCCACGGCCTGTGGCGGAAGCGGGTGGTGGCCGATGGCGAGATCGTGGCGGCGCAGCTGTGGCAGACGCTCTTGGCGCGTGGGGGCGCGTGTCCTCACGCGCCCGACGCGGGCATGGGGACATGCCCGCCCACGCGGAACGATGGCGCGTCCGGCACGTCCGCGCCCACGCAGTTCGATGCGTTGTGGGAGAACGTGCTGCTCTTCTCGGCGCACGCGACGCAGTGGCTCTTCCAGCGCGACTTTGACGAGCTGGATGAGCTGGCCGACACCACGATACTGACGGCGCGGCAACAGCGCCGACGGGCGCTGGAGGCGTTGGCGAGCCAGGCGCAGCAGCCGGCGCAGGCTGCGGCCGTGGTGTTCAACGGCCTGCCCTATGCGCGGCAGGAGATCGTGCCGGTGCTGCTGACGCACTCGACCGGGCTACCGCAGGGCCTGCAGGTGCGGGACGGTGAGGGGCGGCCTCTGCGGCACCAGGTTCTCACACCGATGGAGTATGCCGGGCGGATCTGGGAGGCGGAGACGCTCGTAGAAGTTGAGGTGCCGGCGTGTGGGTACACGACCGTATCGTGGCAAGCAGTCGCTCAGGCGCCGGCCGAGGCGGGGGAGAGGGCCCCGCAGATGGACAACGGGTTGGTCAGCCTGAAGCTCGAGGGCAACGCCGTCGCCGCAGTGGAATGGCAGGGGGAGGCGTGGCGCGGGCGGGTGCCGTTCGGCGGTCTGCGGCTCTATGATGTGGACGTGAGCGGGCCGCTGCACGTGGGGTCCATCCTGGGCATACACGAGCCGCAGTGGGGGGAGGTGTGCGTGGTGGAGCAGGGCCCGCTGCGCTGGCGAGCCCTGACCGAGGGGACGGTCGGGCCACATGCGTTGCGGCTGGAGACGAGCCTGTATGCGGGTCAGCCCCGCATCGAGTTCAGCCTGACCGTGGAGTGGGCCGGGCATGCCGGCTTCCTGGCTTCGCTGTGCCCGCTGCCGTTCGACGGTACGCTGGAGGGCGACACGCCTTTCGGGGCCGAGGTGAAGGCACTCGACGACATCCAGTACGGCAGCATTGCCGGGCATCGCTCCGACAACATCGAGCGGCTGCGGGAGGGGATGTTCTACGCCAAGTCATTCGTCAGTCTGAGCGATGGGCGGCGCGGCGTGACGTACGTGAGCCATGATGGCGACCGCTACTTCATCCGCGATGCGCAGGAGCGGTCGCTGGCGCAGATCCTGATCAACAGCGTCGGGCCGATCACGGCCGGGTGGGAGCAGCACGTCAACCGCCAGACCAAGGGGCGGGGGCGGCACGAGTTCCACTGGAGCATCATCCTCCACGAAGGCGACTGGCGGCAGGCCGGGATGCGGCAGGTGGCCGACCGGCTGCGGCAGCCGGTGGAGGTGCTGCTGCCGGGCGCATCCGGGAGCGGTGCGCCCACGCGTTCGCTACTGAGCCTGGAGCCCGCGCATGTGGTGCTGAGCGCGCTGTACGAGGAAGACGGGGCGGTGCTGGTGCGCCTGTGGGAGAGTGAGGGGCAGGCGGCGCAAGTGCGGCTGACGCTGCCGTGGGCTCCGGCCGCGGCGGAGGTCGTGGACTTCAACGGGACGCCGATGGACGCCGCGAGCCCGGAGATCGCCGGGCAGGAGCTACGCTTCGCGCTGCGGCCCTGGGAGATCGTCACGCTGCGGCTGTCGTAG